The following are from one region of the Haloactinomyces albus genome:
- the glmS gene encoding glutamine--fructose-6-phosphate transaminase (isomerizing), translated as MCGIVGYVGSRESTPILIEGLHRLEYRGYDSAGLAVARRGRLRVTKTAGCVQDLRDRLGKNTTGTVGLAHTRWATHGEPSDLNAHPHVDPGGRIAVVHNGVLENAEPLRKKLIDDGVQLASDTDTEILAHLIAATVDAGGASLEDAVRAVLQRVEGTYGLLVLDARNPRELVVARNGSPIVLGIGDGEMFATSDMAALVRHTNRMVHLDDGELATISADAYRTSTMQADPTDKVPAAVDLADEDYQLNGFPDFMRKEIHDQTRAGHRALRGRLDERFATARLDGLGLDARELRAVRRVKFLGCGSAYYAGQLGANLVEELARLPADAEPASEFRYRNPVIEEGTLYVAVSQSGETLDTLAAVQELKRKGGQVVGLVNAVGSAIARECGSGVFLHAGPEVSVASTKAVTNMSLSFALLALLLGRVRDLSMAHGRRLVAALAAIPDRITDVLAAEEQAIAAAERYAGTEHMFFVGRVRGWPVAREGAQKLKEISYVHAEAYEAAELKHGPLALIDHTMPSVVIVPDDELLAKNIGTIEQIRARNGPVIAITNADLPEGLAETVIRLPRGEPELDPILFTVPLQLFAYHLATALGRNVDKPRNLAKSVTVE; from the coding sequence ATGTGCGGAATCGTCGGTTATGTCGGCAGCCGGGAAAGTACTCCGATCCTCATCGAGGGCCTGCACCGGCTGGAGTACCGGGGCTACGACTCGGCCGGATTGGCGGTGGCCCGGCGAGGCCGCCTGCGGGTCACCAAAACCGCCGGATGTGTGCAGGACCTGCGGGACCGGCTCGGCAAGAACACCACGGGGACGGTGGGTCTCGCGCACACGCGGTGGGCCACACACGGAGAGCCGAGCGATCTCAACGCTCATCCCCATGTGGACCCCGGCGGACGCATCGCCGTCGTGCACAACGGAGTCCTCGAGAACGCGGAACCACTCCGGAAAAAGTTGATCGACGACGGCGTGCAGCTCGCCTCGGACACCGACACCGAGATCCTGGCCCACCTGATCGCTGCGACGGTGGATGCCGGTGGCGCATCACTGGAGGACGCGGTCCGCGCCGTTCTGCAGCGCGTCGAGGGAACCTACGGGTTGCTCGTGCTCGATGCCCGCAATCCGCGTGAACTGGTGGTGGCCCGCAACGGGAGTCCGATCGTGCTCGGCATCGGCGACGGTGAGATGTTCGCCACCTCCGATATGGCCGCACTGGTGCGGCACACCAACCGCATGGTCCACCTGGATGACGGTGAGCTCGCCACCATCAGCGCCGATGCCTACCGAACCAGCACCATGCAGGCCGACCCCACGGACAAGGTCCCGGCGGCCGTCGACCTGGCCGACGAGGACTACCAGCTGAACGGCTTCCCCGATTTCATGCGCAAGGAGATCCACGACCAGACCAGGGCCGGTCACCGTGCACTGCGTGGGCGACTCGACGAGCGGTTCGCCACGGCACGCCTCGACGGTCTCGGCCTGGATGCCCGGGAACTGCGCGCTGTCCGACGGGTGAAGTTCCTCGGCTGCGGATCGGCCTACTACGCGGGACAGCTCGGTGCCAACCTCGTCGAGGAACTGGCCCGGCTGCCCGCCGACGCCGAACCGGCCTCGGAGTTCCGCTACCGCAATCCCGTCATCGAGGAGGGCACGCTCTACGTCGCCGTCAGCCAGTCCGGTGAAACCCTGGACACGCTCGCGGCCGTCCAGGAGCTCAAGCGCAAGGGCGGTCAGGTGGTCGGCCTGGTCAACGCGGTCGGCAGTGCCATCGCCAGGGAATGCGGCAGCGGCGTCTTCCTCCATGCGGGGCCGGAAGTGTCCGTGGCCTCGACCAAGGCCGTCACGAACATGTCCCTGTCCTTCGCGCTGTTGGCGCTGCTGCTCGGCCGGGTACGCGATCTTTCGATGGCGCACGGCAGGCGGCTCGTGGCTGCGCTCGCGGCGATTCCCGATCGAATCACGGACGTCCTGGCAGCGGAAGAGCAGGCAATCGCAGCCGCCGAGCGCTATGCCGGTACCGAGCACATGTTCTTCGTGGGACGGGTCCGTGGCTGGCCGGTCGCTCGTGAGGGCGCCCAGAAGCTCAAGGAGATCTCCTACGTCCACGCCGAAGCCTACGAGGCGGCCGAGCTCAAGCACGGGCCGCTGGCGCTGATCGATCACACCATGCCTTCGGTGGTGATCGTCCCCGACGACGAGCTGCTGGCCAAGAACATCGGCACGATCGAGCAGATCAGGGCCAGGAACGGCCCGGTCATCGCGATCACGAACGCGGACCTGCCGGAAGGTCTCGCCGAGACGGTGATCCGGCTTCCGCGTGGTGAGCCGGAACTCGATCCGATCCTGTTCACGGTCCCGCTCCAGCTGTTCGCGTATCACCTGGCCACCGCACTGGGACGGAATGTCGACAAGCCGCGCAACCTGGCCAAGAGCGTGACGGTCGAATGA
- a CDS encoding thiamine ABC transporter substrate-binding protein — MNRLLRRSARLAGVVVVAALTAGCSLIGAQGSEQGTRTVTLVTHDSFAVADETLANFERRSGIEVTIQRRGDAGALTNKLVLTKANPIGDVAYGIDSTFASRALDEGVFVPYEPAGAKKIPQRYSIGSGNRLTPIDAGDVCVNIDTRWFAEHRIPEPTSLRDLTEPRYRGLLAVPSPATSSPGLAFLLNTITTFGESGWKEYWRGLVANDVRITSGWQQAYNQDFSGSAGRGSRPIVLSYASSPAAEVRPDGTSRTRALLDTCYRQVEYAGVLAGAEHPEAARAVMDFLVSRRFQAQVSEQMYVYPVVRGVALPESWQKVAPRPQRPAEMSPDRIERNRQRWVQQWRTLVRG, encoded by the coding sequence TTGAACCGTTTGCTGCGCCGTTCGGCTCGGCTCGCGGGTGTGGTCGTCGTGGCCGCACTCACCGCAGGCTGCTCTCTCATCGGTGCCCAGGGCAGTGAGCAGGGCACGCGCACGGTCACCCTGGTGACCCACGACTCGTTCGCCGTCGCCGACGAGACGCTGGCGAACTTCGAGCGCCGTTCCGGAATCGAGGTGACGATCCAGCGCCGTGGTGATGCGGGCGCGCTGACCAACAAGCTGGTGTTGACCAAGGCGAACCCGATCGGCGATGTCGCCTACGGCATCGATTCGACCTTCGCCTCGCGGGCGCTGGACGAGGGTGTCTTCGTGCCCTACGAGCCCGCCGGGGCGAAGAAGATCCCCCAGCGCTACTCGATTGGTTCCGGTAACCGGCTGACTCCCATCGATGCCGGCGACGTGTGCGTCAACATCGACACCCGGTGGTTCGCCGAGCACCGGATCCCCGAGCCGACGAGCCTGCGCGACCTGACCGAACCGCGCTACCGGGGACTGCTCGCCGTCCCGAGCCCGGCGACGTCCTCGCCGGGACTGGCGTTCCTGCTCAACACCATCACCACGTTCGGCGAGTCCGGTTGGAAGGAGTACTGGCGCGGTCTGGTCGCCAACGACGTGCGAATCACCTCCGGGTGGCAGCAGGCGTACAACCAGGACTTCTCCGGGTCCGCAGGCCGGGGCTCGCGCCCGATCGTGCTGTCCTACGCGTCCTCACCCGCCGCCGAGGTGCGACCGGATGGCACCTCGCGCACCCGAGCACTGCTCGACACCTGCTATCGGCAGGTCGAGTACGCCGGGGTACTGGCGGGAGCCGAACATCCCGAGGCGGCACGCGCGGTGATGGATTTCCTGGTTTCGCGGCGGTTCCAGGCACAGGTCTCCGAGCAGATGTACGTCTATCCGGTGGTGCGGGGAGTGGCACTGCCGGAGAGCTGGCAGAAAGTGGCTCCCCGGCCGCAGCGGCCGGCCGAGATGAGCCCCGACCGGATCGAGCGGAACCGGCAGCGCTGGGTGCAGCAGTGGCGCACCCTGGTTCGGGGCTGA
- a CDS encoding ABC transporter permease, which produces MAATAVLGFLGLFFAWPVVAIIGLGLDGGVAEVLTSARTWDLVAFTLGQAAVSTVLALLAGMPVAYVLARVAVPGKTLLRAVVTVPFVLPTLVVGMAFRALLGAEGGGGASGLLGIVLANAFFNVSVVARTVGGLWTHLDRRTEDAARSLGASRLRAFISVTLPALRPALGSAMAIVFLFCSTSFGVVLVLGGGTYRTLETEIYLRTVRLLDLSGAAALSLLQLAAVLAALVIAAVARRRREAALRLRSAGDTARRPQGAEWCVVGAAVLVVLGLLVPIAGLLARSVSTRDGWSLAGYRALAGSGDNGTLAVSGWEAAWNSLRTAADATWMALLLGILASIVLVGLRRRVAAEMMDAALMLPLGVSAVTVGFGYLITLDTLPGDLRTSPLLVPFAQALLVTPLVIRMVLPVLRSIDGRLREAAATLGASPWRVRWEIDAPLAARAVLAAAGFGFVVALGEFGATSFLARPEAPTLPVVIARLLARPGELNLQMAYAACALLMLVTALAVLVIERMRVRTETVGEF; this is translated from the coding sequence ATGGCCGCGACCGCTGTCCTGGGGTTTCTGGGGTTGTTTTTCGCCTGGCCGGTCGTGGCGATCATCGGGCTCGGGCTCGACGGTGGTGTGGCCGAGGTGCTCACCAGCGCCCGGACCTGGGATCTCGTCGCCTTCACCCTGGGGCAGGCTGCCGTGTCGACGGTGCTGGCGCTGTTGGCCGGTATGCCGGTGGCCTATGTGCTGGCACGCGTCGCGGTGCCCGGAAAGACACTGCTGCGCGCGGTGGTCACGGTCCCGTTCGTACTGCCGACGCTCGTGGTGGGGATGGCGTTCCGCGCGCTTCTCGGTGCCGAGGGCGGCGGCGGTGCTTCCGGCCTGCTGGGGATCGTGCTGGCCAACGCGTTCTTCAATGTCTCGGTCGTGGCCCGGACCGTGGGAGGACTGTGGACGCATCTCGATCGACGCACCGAGGACGCCGCCCGCTCGCTCGGGGCGTCCCGCCTGCGGGCGTTCATCTCGGTGACCCTGCCCGCACTGCGGCCCGCCCTGGGATCGGCGATGGCGATCGTGTTCCTGTTCTGCTCCACCAGTTTCGGTGTCGTGCTCGTCCTCGGTGGCGGCACCTACCGGACCCTGGAAACCGAGATCTACCTGCGTACCGTGCGCCTGCTCGACCTGTCCGGGGCGGCGGCACTGTCGTTGCTGCAACTCGCGGCGGTGCTGGCTGCGCTGGTGATCGCCGCGGTGGCGCGGCGGCGCCGGGAGGCGGCGCTGCGGTTGCGCAGCGCAGGCGACACCGCGCGGCGACCCCAGGGGGCGGAATGGTGCGTGGTGGGAGCAGCGGTCCTGGTGGTACTGGGATTGCTGGTCCCCATCGCGGGTCTCCTCGCCCGCTCGGTGTCCACCCGTGACGGCTGGAGTCTGGCGGGCTATCGGGCCCTGGCCGGGAGCGGGGACAACGGCACGCTCGCGGTATCGGGTTGGGAGGCCGCCTGGAACTCCCTGCGTACGGCGGCCGACGCGACCTGGATGGCGCTGCTGCTGGGTATCCTCGCCTCCATTGTGCTGGTCGGGCTCCGGCGCCGTGTCGCGGCGGAGATGATGGATGCGGCCCTGATGCTGCCGCTGGGAGTCTCGGCGGTGACGGTCGGTTTCGGCTACCTGATCACCTTGGACACACTGCCCGGTGACCTGCGCACCTCGCCACTGCTCGTGCCGTTCGCGCAGGCACTGTTGGTGACCCCGCTGGTCATCCGCATGGTGCTGCCGGTGCTGCGGTCGATCGACGGGAGGCTGCGGGAGGCCGCGGCAACGCTCGGTGCGAGCCCGTGGCGGGTGAGGTGGGAGATCGATGCCCCGTTGGCTGCGCGGGCCGTGCTGGCCGCAGCCGGATTCGGGTTCGTCGTCGCTCTCGGTGAGTTCGGCGCCACCAGTTTCCTGGCCAGACCCGAGGCGCCGACCCTGCCGGTGGTGATCGCCCGGTTGCTCGCGCGGCCCGGCGAGCTGAACCTTCAGATGGCCTACGCCGCATGTGCCCTGTTGATGCTGGTCACCGCGCTCGCCGTGCTCGTCATCGAGCGCATGCGAGTGCGTACCGAGACGGTGGGAGAGTTCTAG
- a CDS encoding DinB family protein: MPFMVRPVTDERDGLLAFLEKQRNALRAAVHGLTEEQAVRTSTASALSLAALLKHAARTERRWVVVLIAQRALPELWPMRDPDADFRIDPGETSASLLDTYAAVTEETESIVHEVTDLGTPLPLPADAPPVPGSENWSARWVLLHLIEETARHAGHADIIRESLDGASAFSLMQATEEALSETG, encoded by the coding sequence ATGCCTTTTATGGTCCGGCCCGTCACCGACGAACGCGACGGCCTGCTCGCATTCCTGGAGAAACAGCGCAACGCCCTGCGGGCCGCTGTGCACGGCCTGACCGAGGAACAAGCCGTACGGACTTCGACCGCGAGCGCACTGAGCCTCGCAGCGCTGCTCAAGCACGCGGCACGAACGGAGCGGCGATGGGTCGTGGTGCTGATCGCCCAGCGCGCACTGCCCGAGCTGTGGCCGATGCGGGATCCGGACGCCGATTTCCGCATCGACCCGGGTGAGACGTCGGCGAGCTTGCTCGACACGTACGCGGCAGTGACCGAGGAGACCGAGTCGATCGTGCACGAGGTCACCGACCTCGGAACACCGTTGCCGCTTCCCGCGGACGCACCACCGGTCCCCGGTTCCGAGAACTGGTCGGCACGGTGGGTACTGCTGCATCTGATCGAGGAAACCGCACGGCACGCCGGGCACGCCGACATCATCCGCGAGTCGCTGGACGGAGCAAGCGCGTTTTCGCTGATGCAAGCCACGGAAGAAGCACTGAGCGAGACAGGGTGA
- a CDS encoding ABC transporter permease, which translates to MTTTTTAPTGAATGAAAPPARSAAPLGRVLLAELRWILRRPRNLLALLGLAALPVLIGTVIALTGGPSPGDGPPLLASVAGNGLVLPIVTLMLTQNLLLPLVSAMVAADALAGESSHGTLRGLLLAPVSRVRLVWVKATGVLVMTVLAVTVIAVSGVLTGLVVVGSDGLVTLSGTTLPLGEALGRVALAVGWCSVQMVAIGAIALAISSLTDHPLVVLAVTLGTLIVFGVLAAIPSLEWLQPFLVTTGWYSIADFLRDPIATGDLLTSLWRAGCYILVGVSATIARMATKDL; encoded by the coding sequence GTGACCACGACCACGACGGCGCCCACTGGGGCGGCCACGGGGGCGGCTGCTCCGCCTGCCCGAAGCGCGGCACCACTCGGGCGGGTTCTGCTCGCCGAACTGCGGTGGATACTACGACGCCCCCGCAACCTGCTCGCCCTGCTCGGATTGGCCGCTCTTCCGGTACTGATCGGCACGGTCATCGCCCTCACCGGCGGGCCCTCGCCCGGCGACGGGCCGCCGCTGCTGGCCTCGGTGGCGGGAAACGGGCTGGTGCTGCCGATCGTCACGCTGATGCTGACGCAGAATCTGCTGCTGCCGCTGGTCTCCGCGATGGTGGCGGCCGATGCACTGGCCGGAGAGTCCTCGCACGGCACCCTGCGTGGATTGTTGCTGGCACCGGTGAGCCGCGTGCGACTGGTGTGGGTCAAGGCCACCGGGGTGCTGGTGATGACGGTGCTGGCGGTGACCGTGATCGCCGTCAGCGGGGTGCTCACCGGGCTGGTGGTCGTCGGCAGCGACGGCCTGGTGACGCTGTCCGGCACGACACTGCCGCTCGGGGAGGCCCTCGGGCGCGTGGCGCTGGCCGTCGGCTGGTGCTCGGTCCAGATGGTCGCCATCGGCGCCATCGCGCTGGCGATCTCGTCGTTGACCGATCATCCACTGGTCGTGCTCGCCGTGACCCTGGGAACGCTGATCGTGTTCGGGGTGCTGGCCGCGATCCCGTCCCTGGAATGGCTGCAACCCTTCCTCGTCACCACCGGCTGGTACTCCATCGCGGACTTCCTGCGCGATCCGATCGCCACCGGCGACCTGCTCACCAGCCTCTGGCGCGCGGGGTGCTACATCCTGGTCGGCGTGTCGGCCACGATCGCCCGCATGGCCACCAAGGACCTCTGA
- a CDS encoding ABC transporter ATP-binding protein, which translates to MVGATKISGAGTAAAAPAPGDESTELAARTSGLRKTYGRTVAVSGVDLSVPHGAVLGVLGPNGSGKTTTIRMLLGLTSPTAGSIELLGHSVPEHAGRALPRVGALVEGPGFHPFLSGRENLLRCAAMEPALHSSVLRQAVDEALERVGLADAANRKYRGYSLGMKQRLGLAAALLVPRDLVVLDEPTNGLDPAGTKEIRRIIAELHAAGTTVLVSSHLLAEVEATCTHAAVLHKGSLVAQGALTALLEAGGPNLLVSTADNTAGLEALRGVGIAAREENGNLRVELTDVDSPEVIAALVQAGVGVYEARRGRAGLEDIFARLTEEES; encoded by the coding sequence ATGGTCGGCGCCACCAAGATCTCCGGGGCGGGTACGGCTGCGGCCGCCCCCGCCCCGGGAGACGAATCCACCGAGCTCGCCGCACGGACCAGCGGGCTCCGCAAGACCTACGGCCGCACCGTGGCCGTCTCCGGGGTCGATCTGTCCGTGCCGCACGGGGCCGTGCTCGGGGTGCTCGGCCCGAACGGGTCCGGCAAAACCACCACGATCCGGATGCTGCTCGGTCTGACCTCGCCCACGGCGGGCTCGATCGAACTGCTCGGTCATTCCGTGCCCGAGCACGCCGGTCGGGCCCTGCCCCGGGTCGGGGCCCTGGTGGAGGGTCCGGGCTTCCATCCGTTCCTGTCCGGACGGGAGAACCTGCTGCGCTGTGCCGCGATGGAACCGGCCCTGCACAGCTCCGTGCTTCGCCAAGCGGTCGACGAGGCGCTGGAGCGCGTCGGGCTCGCCGATGCCGCGAACCGCAAGTATCGGGGGTACTCCCTGGGGATGAAACAGCGTCTCGGCCTGGCCGCCGCGCTGCTGGTTCCCCGCGATCTGGTCGTGCTCGACGAGCCGACCAACGGCCTGGACCCGGCCGGGACCAAGGAGATCCGACGCATCATCGCCGAGCTCCACGCCGCGGGCACGACCGTTCTGGTGTCCTCCCACCTGCTTGCCGAGGTCGAGGCCACCTGCACGCACGCGGCGGTGTTGCACAAGGGCTCCCTCGTCGCGCAAGGTGCGCTCACCGCGCTGCTGGAAGCGGGCGGCCCGAACCTTCTCGTGTCCACGGCGGACAACACAGCGGGCTTGGAAGCCCTGCGTGGAGTCGGAATCGCCGCGCGGGAGGAGAACGGAAATCTGCGCGTGGAACTGACCGATGTGGATTCCCCAGAAGTGATCGCCGCACTGGTGCAGGCGGGTGTCGGAGTGTACGAGGCACGCCGTGGCCGGGCCGGTCTCGAGGACATCTTCGCCCGGCTCACCGAGGAGGAATCGTGA
- a CDS encoding LolA family protein yields MKRKRVAGTAAVGAAAGVLGLTVPALPAGAADPNLPAIAPEKLVASVMTAQPPAMAGTVKVDNNLGLPAIPGLEGSSTALSGGTSTMRVWTDGQGKQRLSIPSTGEETTVINDGTTVWKWNSAENTVTKYRHDTGAESDTPHRSAPANPTATAKRIIDTLRQSSKVAVDGTASVAGRDAYELVLTPKSTERTVLREVRIAVGAEKRIPLRITVNTNGSDDPALQAGFSKLEVAPQDAELFRFTPPAGAQVRQGEQHERRDADSGTHPKPRVVGDGWDSVLVTRVPQQALQQRETRQGSEEQQRPGLRGFVERAGKQVSGPWGNGWIISSKAGSGLLTSDGRLAVGAVPGQVLTEAMRHP; encoded by the coding sequence ATGAAACGCAAACGTGTCGCAGGTACGGCGGCGGTCGGAGCCGCGGCGGGAGTGCTGGGGCTGACCGTTCCGGCCCTGCCCGCCGGGGCGGCGGATCCGAACCTCCCCGCGATCGCGCCGGAGAAGCTGGTGGCCTCGGTCATGACGGCGCAGCCACCGGCGATGGCGGGAACGGTCAAGGTCGACAACAATCTCGGGCTGCCCGCGATACCGGGGCTCGAGGGTTCGTCCACCGCGCTGTCGGGCGGAACGAGCACGATGCGTGTCTGGACGGACGGTCAGGGCAAACAGCGGTTGTCGATTCCCTCCACCGGCGAGGAAACGACGGTGATCAACGATGGCACGACGGTCTGGAAGTGGAACTCCGCCGAAAACACGGTGACCAAGTACCGGCACGACACCGGTGCGGAATCCGATACGCCCCACCGCTCGGCACCGGCCAACCCGACGGCGACCGCGAAGCGCATCATCGACACCCTGCGTCAAAGCAGCAAGGTCGCCGTGGACGGGACCGCCAGTGTGGCCGGGCGAGACGCCTACGAACTCGTGCTCACCCCCAAGTCCACCGAGCGCACCGTGCTGCGCGAAGTACGCATCGCGGTGGGAGCCGAAAAGCGCATCCCGCTGCGGATCACGGTCAACACCAACGGTTCCGACGACCCGGCATTGCAGGCGGGTTTCTCGAAACTCGAGGTGGCTCCGCAGGACGCGGAACTGTTCCGATTCACCCCTCCTGCCGGAGCTCAGGTGCGGCAAGGCGAGCAGCACGAGCGCCGGGATGCCGATTCGGGCACCCACCCGAAACCCCGCGTGGTCGGTGACGGCTGGGACAGCGTCCTGGTGACCCGAGTTCCGCAGCAAGCCCTCCAGCAGCGCGAGACCCGGCAGGGTTCCGAGGAGCAACAGCGCCCCGGCCTGCGTGGTTTCGTCGAACGGGCAGGCAAGCAGGTCAGCGGGCCCTGGGGTAACGGTTGGATCATCAGCAGCAAGGCCGGTTCCGGGCTGCTGACCTCCGATGGACGCCTCGCGGTCGGCGCTGTGCCCGGGCAGGTCCTGACCGAAGCGATGAGGCACCCCTGA
- a CDS encoding response regulator transcription factor, whose translation MLVVDDEPGVRSALRRGLSAEGMEITLAEEGTEALKLASTGSFDVVVLDVILPGLSGYRVLERLRARGVGTPVLMISAKDGEVDQADGLDLGADGYLVKPFSFLVLAAQVRALARRGETARQDDLHVGDLEIDRSAREVRWAGELVGLSPREYELLVALAEHPETVVTKEELLRAVWGREQGATRNVVEVYIGYLRRKLAAVGAGHVVQTVRGHGYRVGDEQA comes from the coding sequence GTGCTGGTGGTCGACGACGAGCCGGGAGTGCGGTCGGCACTGCGCCGGGGGCTGTCCGCCGAAGGCATGGAGATCACTCTCGCGGAAGAGGGAACGGAGGCGTTGAAACTCGCCTCCACGGGTTCCTTCGACGTCGTGGTCCTGGACGTGATCCTGCCGGGGCTGTCCGGATACCGGGTGCTGGAGCGATTGCGTGCCCGGGGAGTCGGCACCCCGGTTCTCATGATCTCGGCCAAGGACGGTGAGGTGGACCAGGCCGACGGGCTCGATCTCGGGGCGGACGGCTATCTCGTCAAACCGTTCTCCTTCCTGGTCCTGGCCGCGCAGGTGCGCGCGCTCGCTCGGCGCGGGGAAACCGCCCGGCAGGACGACCTGCACGTCGGTGACCTGGAGATCGACCGCAGTGCGCGGGAGGTCCGTTGGGCCGGTGAGCTGGTCGGGCTGTCCCCGCGCGAGTACGAGCTGTTGGTGGCCCTGGCGGAACATCCGGAAACGGTGGTCACCAAGGAGGAGCTGCTGCGTGCGGTCTGGGGCCGGGAGCAGGGTGCCACGCGCAATGTCGTCGAGGTCTACATCGGCTACCTGCGCCGTAAACTCGCCGCGGTCGGTGCGGGGCACGTGGTGCAGACGGTGCGCGGACACGGGTACCGGGTCGGTGACGAGCAGGCATGA
- a CDS encoding sensor histidine kinase: protein MRRLFEWARRWKSRRTVQFRTSLVAAGVALIGLAVIVRISVGFIGWLSLRSVDTELRSQSVAAANKLAAGARPAELAAVDLRVLDSTGEPVDGLPGTDLRPQEIDELKAGHGVTGSVRYSNQYRWVGTVVPDQRGRPRLVLAGTDLSAYNDLRSTAKSLLALGSIAAAATVGLATWVVVRRALRPVERMRLAAVSLPEGERLPVPDPPDELRALAEGLNGMLARRDADTEWLRRFTGDAAHELRNPIGSIRAQAEVAVVHPDPDLAQETLQEISVEAERLSEMVTGLLALARAEAGTQPPARPVELVAAARLAVDRLNARGVRPRVQLAAPAAAMVVMATPAEVATVLDNLLTNALRYARALVRISLLPAVGSVRLLVDDDGPGIPEEQRARVFERFHRAQPNHATTGGSGLGLALVAEAVRRRDGFVRASASPEGGARIEVRWLLPKGSA from the coding sequence ATGAGACGCCTGTTCGAATGGGCACGCAGGTGGAAATCACGCCGCACGGTCCAGTTCCGTACCAGTCTCGTCGCGGCCGGGGTCGCACTGATCGGGCTCGCCGTGATCGTGCGGATCAGCGTCGGGTTCATCGGGTGGTTGTCGCTGCGATCCGTCGACACCGAACTGCGTAGCCAGTCCGTGGCCGCCGCGAACAAGCTCGCGGCGGGGGCTCGACCTGCCGAACTGGCCGCAGTCGACCTTCGTGTTCTGGACTCCACGGGAGAGCCGGTCGACGGTCTGCCCGGGACCGACCTGAGACCTCAGGAGATCGACGAGCTCAAGGCGGGCCACGGGGTTACCGGGTCCGTGCGGTACTCCAACCAGTACCGATGGGTCGGTACGGTCGTACCGGATCAGCGGGGAAGGCCCCGGCTGGTGCTCGCGGGCACCGACCTGAGCGCGTACAATGATCTTCGCAGCACGGCGAAGAGCCTGCTGGCGCTCGGATCGATCGCGGCTGCCGCGACCGTCGGACTGGCCACGTGGGTGGTGGTGCGGCGGGCGCTCCGGCCGGTGGAACGCATGCGTCTCGCCGCTGTCTCCCTGCCGGAGGGGGAGCGGCTGCCGGTGCCGGACCCCCCCGATGAGCTGCGGGCACTCGCCGAAGGGCTCAACGGGATGCTGGCGCGGCGGGACGCGGACACCGAGTGGCTGCGGCGGTTCACCGGCGATGCCGCGCATGAACTGCGCAACCCGATCGGTTCCATCCGCGCTCAGGCGGAAGTGGCCGTCGTTCACCCCGATCCGGACCTCGCGCAGGAGACCCTGCAGGAGATATCCGTGGAGGCGGAACGGCTCTCGGAGATGGTCACCGGTCTGTTGGCTCTCGCCCGTGCCGAGGCCGGGACACAGCCACCGGCACGCCCCGTGGAGCTGGTTGCCGCGGCACGTCTGGCCGTGGACCGGCTGAACGCGCGAGGTGTACGGCCTCGAGTGCAACTGGCGGCCCCCGCCGCGGCGATGGTGGTCATGGCCACGCCCGCGGAAGTGGCCACGGTGCTGGACAACCTGCTCACCAATGCGCTGCGCTACGCCCGGGCTCTGGTCCGGATCTCGTTGCTGCCCGCAGTGGGGTCGGTGCGACTGCTGGTGGATGACGACGGGCCGGGTATTCCGGAGGAGCAGCGCGCTCGGGTGTTCGAGCGGTTCCACCGTGCGCAGCCGAACCACGCCACCACGGGCGGTTCCGGCCTCGGCTTGGCACTGGTGGCCGAGGCGGTGCGACGCCGGGACGGCTTCGTCCGAGCGTCGGCCTCCCCGGAGGGTGGCGCGCGCATCGAGGTCCGATGGCTCCTCCCGAAGGGCTCGGCATGA